In Longimicrobium sp., the DNA window CCCGAACTTCTCCGCCTGCGCGTACGCGCGGCCCGCCAGCTCCTGCCCCGAGATCCCCGTGGGGAAGCCCAGGTAGTTCTCGATCCGGGAGCTGGAGCCCGCCTGCCCGCCCGGCGAGCTGGACTCCAGCACCAGCACGTCGAGGCCCTCCGACGCGCCGTACACCGCCGCCGCCAGCCCCGCCGGCCCCGCGCCCACGATCACCAGGTCGCGCACCTGCGTGGGGTCGATGGCGTCGTTGAAGCCCAGGCAGTCGGCGATCTCGCGGTTGCTGGGGTTGCGCAGCACCACCTGGCCGCGGCAGATCAGCACCGGCACGTCCGCCACGCTGACGCCGAAGCGGTCCAGCAGCTCCTGCACGTCGGCGTCGCGCTCCAGGTCGATGTACGTGTGCGGGTGGCCGTTGCGCGTGAGGAACTCCTTCACCCGCAGCGTGCCCCGCGAATGGCTCGACCCCACCAGCACCACGTCGCCGAAGCCGTGCGCGAACAGCTCCACCCGGCGCAGGATGAAGGCGCGCATCAGGATCTCGCCCAGCTCGCCGTCGGTCTGCACCAGCGCCAGCAGGCAGTCGTGGTCCAGCTCCACCACCTCGCCCGGCTCGCTCACCCGCGCCCGGGCCAGCGCGCGGCGCCCCGAGAGCATGTTGGCCTCGCCGGTGAAGCTCCCCGGCCCGTGGGTGACGATGAGCTCCCCCGAAGGCCGCAGGATCTCCACCCGGCCGGCCGTCACCACGAACAGCGGGATCGCCGGGTCCCCCACGTCGAAGAGGACGTCTCCAGGCTCGACCGCCCGCACCCGCCCGTGCGCCGCGATGCGCGCGATCTGCTCGGGCGTGAGCGTGGGGAACATGCGCTCCATCTGCACCCCGGGCGTCACGACGGACAGGGACGTTTCGACCATGGCGATCCTCGCTCGGAAGGCGTCCGGGAGCGCGCGTCGGGCGGCCGCGCTCCACCTCGGCCGTAGCTTAGGCGCCTCGCCGGCTCGCGGGAAGCCCGTCGTGCGGCCCCACGCCGGCAGACGCCGCCGCGGATCCGGACGATCGGTGGGTGTGCGCCGTCGTGCCGAGCCTGAGGCCCGGGGCATACGGAACCGGCCTCCGCACGAACGGCGGCAGGGCTGGAGGATCTTCTCGCCTCGCCGGGCGCGGCGGCGTCGTGGAGCCGTCCACGCCCGTCCCTGGACATTGCGTCGACTGAAGAAGATGCTTGTGCGGGCGGGAGCCTGCGCTCATGTATTGCCTGTCCGCGCAGGTCCGTCCTGGGCGGACGAAGGTGGAGCTCGCCGAACGGGCGCCGCGCCGATCCGGTCGAATTCAGCGGCCGCTTCGACTGCGGCCGATTCTCATCTCCTCCACGGGAGGGCCCTCCCCATGACCCACACCGTCAAATCGGGCGAGACCCTGTCGAAGATCGCCAGGGCCCACGGGATCACCCTGAAGCAGCTGCTCGAGGCCAACCCCCAGTTCAAGGAGGATCCCGACATCGTGCATCCGGGCGACGTCCTGATCATCCCCGGCGGGGAGCCCGAAGGAGAGCCGGCGTCGCCCGGCCAGCCGGCGCCGGCATCCTCGGTCCCCTCGGCGTTCGCGGCGAAGCTGGCCACGATCGCGCAGGGGCTGCACGACAGGTTCCACGAGATGAACGAGGCCGACCCGGCGCTCTGCTCGCAGATCAAGAAGTGGACGGTGGACATCGGCGGCGCGTTCGTGAGCTGCACCCACAAGGACCACCCGTGGTCCGCCGTCTTCGTCTCGTGGTGCGTCATGTCGGCTGGGGCGACGTCGTCCGAGTTCAGGTTCTCGAAGCGGCACTCGGTCTTCGTGAACAAGGCGATCCGCGACGCCGACAACGGGAGGGGGCTCTTCCACGGCCTGGAGATCACCGCCCACGCCCCCAGGGTGGGAGACATCATCCAGAGCAACCGTCAGAACAACACGTTCAGCTTCGACCACGCGAGGAAGAACTCGCAATACAACTCGCATTCGGCCATCGTCGTCGAGACCGGGCAGGACGAGCTGGGCCGTTTCGCGCGCGTGATCGGCGGCAACGAGAGCGACTCGGTCCGCAGCACGAAGGTGCGCCTGACTCCCCAGGGCTTCATCAAGCAGCGCGGCAGGAATCCCTTCATCTGCGTGATCAAGACCCTGAAGTAGGACGAGGAACCTGGGATTGTGAAACGCTGTCATCCTGAGGGCGCACACGCCGAGGCCGTGTCTACACGAGAGCCTGTGCGCCCGAAGGATCTGCGGGCGGGGACTCGCGCGTCAGCCGTTCGAACGCTCGGACCCGACCCGCAGATCCTTCGTCGCCGCCAGGCATCCAACCATTCCGACGGCTCCGCGTGGCGGCTCCTCAGGATGACAACCTGGGGGATTCGCCACCGGCTGCCGATCCCGCGGCAGCTATTCAACAGTTTCCCCCACGGCGAAGTCGGGCAGGTCCGGACACCGCCCCCACGCCCCGCGCCGCTACCGATGAACTGCTGGGCTCACACAGAGGACACAGAGGTCACGGAGGAACGGCAGAAATGCCCGAAGCTCTCCGTGTCCTCTGTGTCCTCTGTGTGAGATCCTGGCGGAACTCGCAGGTCCCGCGCAGGAAGCCGGGCGCAAGGAGCCGGGCCCTCGCCGGGCCCGGCTTCTCCTTTTTCAACGGCCCCGTGACAGAGGAGCCGCGGCGGAAGAAAAACGTTGTTGACACGGACAGTTCCGCAGATTACGATACGCTCCGTTCCAGCCGGATAGACCCCCGACCCCTGTACTCCCCGTCCGCACTTCGAGATCGGCCTACCCCCGTCTGCGTCGCGCGGAATTTGTCGGATCTATTAACAAATAGGCTCGCGCCTCCCTGAAAGCCCGCCCCTCCGGGGAGCGGGACGACCGGGAGTCTGTCGCGCAGAATTTGTTGGAAGTCTTGACAAACCGGAGGGCGGGGCGTCCGCGACCTCCCTCCGGCTCCGGCGCACCGGCCGGCCGCACGCTGTTTCCGCAGCCTCACGGGGGCTGCCCGATCCACCTTCCTTCGGAGGGCGAACATGAGGAGGACAGTCGTCATGAGCCTGGCGGCCGCGCTGATCGCGGCCGGTCCGCTCCACGCGCAGACGGGGCAGGTCAGCGGCACCGTCACCTCGGCGGAAGGGGCGCGCCCCCTCTCCGGGGCCACGGTGAGCGTGGTGGGGACCGCGCTGCGCACCGTCACGGGGCCCGACGGCCGCTACACCCTCTCCGGGGTGCGCGCCGGGCAGCAGCGGGTGAGCGCCGCCCTGATCGGCCACGCGCCCGCCACGCTCGCCGTCACCGTGGCGGCGGGGCAGACGGCCACGCTGGACTTCACGCTCTCCACGGCCGCCGTGGCGCTGGAGGGCGTGGTGGCGATCGGCTACGGCGAGCGGCGGGTGAGGGACGTCACCGGCGCCGTGCAGGCCGTGGGCGAGGAGGAGTTCAACACCGGCCGGGTGGTCTCCCCCGAGCAGCTCATCCAGGGGAAGGTGGCCGGCGTGCAGGTGGTGGACGACGCCGCCCCGGGCGGCGGGGTGAACATCCGCATCCGCGGCGGCACCTCGGTGAACGCCAGCAACGAGCCGCTCTTCGTGGTCGACGGCGTGCCGCTGCAGCCGGGCGGAGGGCTCTCCGCGGGGCGCAACCCGCTCAACTTCATCAACCCCGAAGACATCGCGCGGATGACCGTGCTGAAGGACGCCTCGTCCACGGCCATCTACGGCTCGCGCGGCGCCAACGGGGTGATCATCATCGAGACCAAGACGGGCTCCTCGCGGGGGCCGCGCTTCGAGTACGGCAGCTCGGTCTCCACCTCCACGGCCACCCGGGGACCCGACATGCTGAGCGCGGCGGAGTTCCGCGCCGCCGTGGCCGAGCACGCGTCCTCGCGGGTGCAGTTCCTGGGGAGCGCCAGCACCGACTGGCGCGACGCGATCGAGCAGGACGCCACGGGCCAGGAGCACTCCCTCGCCGTCTCCGGAGCGGGGGAGGACCTGAACTACCGCCTGTCGCTGAACTACCTGGACCAGAGCGGCGTGGTGCGGGGCTCCGCCACCGAGCGCATCTCGGCGGCGCTCAGCTACAACCAGCGGCTCTTCGACGACCGGCTGAGCATCCGGGCGTCCCTGCGCGGCGCCCGCACCGACGACGTGTTCACGCCCGTGGCGGTGCTGGGCAGCGCCACCATCTTCGACCCCACGCAGCCGATCCGCACCGAGGGCGGCGCCTTCTTCGAGAACACCCAGTTCCGCCTGGGCCCCAACAACCCGCTGGCCGAGCTGGCCTTCGCGGTGGACGAGGGGCGCACCTACCGCAGCGTGGGGAGCCTGGAGGGGCGCTACCGGATGCCGTTCCTGGAGGCGCTGTCCACCACCGTGCGGCTCGGCTACGACGTGGCCGAGAGCGAGCGGCGGGGCTTCCAGCCCAGCACCCTGCAGGCGCAGGTGGAGAGCGACCACCCCGGCTTCATGAGCCGCTCCACCCCGTCGGACGTGAGCGGGCTGATCGACGCCTTCGCGAACTACGCCTCGCGGCTGGACGCGCTGAACGGCGACATCGACGCCACGGCCGGCTACTCGTACCAGTCCACCCGCCGCGACCGCCCCTACTTCGAGGCGAGCGGGCTGCAGTCCGACCTGCTGGGCCCCAACGGGCTCCCCCGGGCCGACGAGGTGAGGCCCACCCTCACCGCGAGCGAGTCGAAGCTGGCCTCGTTCTTCGGGCGCGTGAACTACACGCTGGCCGACCGCTACCTGCTCACGGTCTCCGTGCGCCGCGACGGCTCGTCGCGCTTCGCGCCGGGCCGGCAGTGGGGCACCTTCCCGGCGGTGGCGCTGGGGTGGCGCGTGAACGAGGAGCCCTGGTTCGAGAACCTCGGCTGGCTCTCGGAGCTCAAGCTCCGGGCGTCGTGGGGCGTCAACGGCAACCAGGAGATCGGCGACTACCTCTGGATCTCGTCGTACGAGTTCGGCGACGAGCGCGCGCAGGTGCAGTTCGGCAACCAGTTCGTCCCCACCATCCGGCCCACGGCCGTGGACCCCGAGATCCGGTGGGAGGAGACCACCTCGTACAACCTGGGCTTCGACTACGGCCTCTTCGACAACCGGGTCACCGGGAGCGTGGAGTACTACTTCAAGGACACCGACGACCTGCTCTTCCGCATCCCGGTGGCGGCCGGCACCAACGTGCGCAACTTCGTCACCACCAACGTGGGCGAGGTGCACAACCGCGGGCTGGAGCTCTCCGTGAACGCGCGGGTGCTGGAAGACGCGTTCGGGGGCCTCAGCTGGGACGCCAGCCTGAACGCCTCCACCAACCGCAACCGGCTGGTCGAGGTCAACCGCGAGGCGACCGGCGGCAGCGAGCGCGTCCTGGTGGGCGGCATCTCGGGCGGCGTGGGGAGCACCATCCAGGTGCTGGAGCCCGGCAGCCCGGTGAACGCGTTCTTCGTCTTCGAGCACCGCCGCGACGGCAGCGGCCGGCCGGTGTACGCCGACACCGACGGCGACGGCGACATCGACAACCAGGACCTGTACGTCGACCAGAACGGCGACGGCCGCATCACCGAGGAGGACCGCCGCGCGTTCCACAGCCCGCAGGCCCAGTGGATCCTGGGGCACACCTCGCAGTTCCGCTACGGCAACTTCGACCTGGGGATGACGCTGCGCGCGTACCTGGGCAACTACGTGTACAACAACACGGCTTCCGCCCAGGGCTTCTACAACAACCTGAACGCCGCCGGCGGGCTGATGAACCTGCACCGCTCGGTGCTGGAGACCGGGTTCGTCACCGAGCAGTACTTCTCGGACGTGTACGTGGAAGACGCGTCGTTCCTGCGCATGGACAACCTGACGCTGGGCTACACCCTCCCCAACTTCCGCGGGGTCCGGCAGCTCAGGCTCTTCGGGACCGTCCAGAACGTGTTCACCCTGACCGGCTACAGCGGCGTCGACCCGACGTCGGGGCTGAACGGGATCGACAACAACCTGTACCCCCGCTCCCGCACCTTCACCGCGGGCGTGAACGTCGGATTCTGAGGCGCGAGGGCGAAGGCGCCGCCGCGAGCCCGCGGCGCTCCCTGGCGTTCCTTGCCGAAAACCGAGAGGACGAACGAGCGATGAATACGACGACGCGCCGGATGCTGCTCCTGGCCACGCTCCTGGCGGGCGGGGCGGCGTGCACCGACATCACCACCGTGCCGATCAGCACGGTGCCGGGGACGGAAGTCTTCAACGACCCGAGCGCCGCCCGCTCCTTCCTGGCGAAGCTCTACGGCGGGCTGGCGCTCACCGGCCAGCAGGGGCCGGCGGGCAACCCCGACATCGAGGGGATCGACGAGGGGTTCAGCAACTACCTCCGCCAGTACTGGCAGCTCGAGGAGCTCCCCACCGACGAGGCGATCATCGCCTGGGGCGACCCGACCCTGCCGGAGCTGAACACGCAGCAGTGGGGGCCGGCCAACCTGTTCGTGCAGGCCATGTACTACCGCGTGTTCTACCAGGTGGTGCTGGCCAACGAGTTCCTGCGCGAGACCACCGACGAGAAGCTGGCCGCGCGCAACACGAGCGCCTCCCTGCGCACCGAGATCCAGCGCTACCGCGCCGAAGCGCGCTTCCTGCGCGCGCTCTCCTACTGGCACGGCATCGACCTGTTCGGCAACATCCCGCTGGTGACCGAGGCGAACCCCGTCAACTCGCCGCCCCCCGAGCAGGCCACCCGGTCGCAGATCTTCGACTTCGTGGTGGCCGAGCTGAACGCCGCCCTGCCGCAGCTCGCCGCGCCCAGGGCGGGCGAGTACGGCCGGGCGGACCAGGGCGCCGCGCGGATGCTGCTGGCCAAGCTGTACCTGAACTCGGCGGTGTACACCGGCACCGCCCGCTACGCCGAGGCGCGCGCCCAGGCGGAGGCGGTCATCAACTCGGGCGCGTACCAGCTCGACAACCGGTACCAGGAGCTCTTCCTGGCGGACAACCACACCTCGCCGGAGATCATCTTCGCGGTCCCCTTCGACGGGGAGCGCACGCGCACCTTCGGCGGGATCACCTACCTGGCCCACGCGGCCGTGGGCGGCAGCATGGACGCCGCGCAGCACGGGCTGAACGGGGGGTGGTGGGGGCTCAGGATCCGGCCCGAACTGTACAACCTGTACGGCTCCGGCGACACGCGGGGCGGGATCTTCTACACCAGCGGCCAGACGGTCAACATCACCAGCGTCGGCAACTTCAACGAGGGGGTGCTGGCGCCCAAGTACCGCAACGTGACCTCGACGGGGCAGCCGGGCTCGAACACGGAGTTCCCGGACACCGACTTCCCCATGTTCCGCCTGGCGGACGCCTACCTGATGTACGCCGAGGCGGTGCTGCGCGGCGGCGGCGGGACGCGGGCGCTGGCGCTGGAGTACGTGAACCGCGTGCGCGCGCGCCTACGGCAACACGAGCGGCAACATCACCGACGCCCAGCTCACGCTGGACTTCATCCTGGCCGAGCGCGCGCGCGAGCTGTTCTGGGAGGCGCACCGCCGCACCGACCTGGTGCGCTACGGGCGCTTCACCGGGGGCTCGTACATCTGGACGTTCAAGGGCGGGGTGCCGGCCGGCCGGGCGACGCCCGCGCACCTGGACCTGTACCCGATCCCGGCGTCGGAGCTCTCGGCCAACCCGAACCTGGACCAGAACCCGGGCTACTGAGGCTTGGCTCCGACAGGAGGAGTTCACCGTGTGCAGCTCCGCCGCCGCTGCGGCGGGGCTGCACACCGTTCTGGAGACGTTGGACCAAGGCCATGCTCCGTCGAGCCTCCCGCCATCGCCTTCTCGCGGAGTGGCCGGGGCTTCGTCGGATCAGCGTGCGACCGGTCCCGAAAGATGTCATTCCGAGCGGCGCCGCATCGCCGAAGCCGCTGCCGCACCGAAGCCGGGCGGCGCCCGAGGAATCTACTCACCCCGCCGGGTGGCTGGTTCTCCGCACGGGCCCTGCCTCGAACAGCCTGGCTATCGAGGGATGAAGCGAGCCGGCATCCGTGTCGCTGCCGCGCCCGACCCACGTGGCAAGGTGGGTAGATCCTTCGGCCCTGCCGTCACTCGGGCGGATGCTGGTTCCGTGTGGCCGGGCCTCAGGATGACAGCAAAGACCAACCGATCTTCGCGAACACCAACCGATTCGGTATGAGGCTGATCGACATGTATGGAAGGCCGCGGGGGCTGGCTCGCTTCCTGGCGATCGGAGCGGCGCTGGCCTCCTTCGCCGCCCCCGCGGCCGCGCAGGACACGGTGCGCGTGGCCTCGCCCGACGGGCGCAACGTGGTGGTGGTGGGCACGCACGAGGGCGGGCTGTACTACGCCGTGCGCCGCGACGGGCGGGAGGTGCTCCTGCCGTCGCGGCTCGGCTTCGCGTTCCGCGCCGACTCGCTCTACGGGGGCTTGCGCATCACGGGGACGGCGCGCCGCTCGGCCGACGAGACGTGGACTCAAGCCTGGGGCGAGCAGGCGCGCGTGCGCGACCACCACAACGAGCTGCGCGTGCAGGTGGCGGAAGGGCGGGCGCCCGGCCGCCGCTTCGCCGTGGTGTTCCGCGCCTTCGACGACGGCGTGGGCTTCCGCTACGAGCTCTCCGACAGCGCGGGCTTCGGCGACTTCGAGATGATGGAGGAGCTCACCGAGTTCGCCTTCGCCGACAACCCCCGCGCCTGGTGGATCCCCTCGAACCGGCCCGAGCCCGACCGGCAGGAGATCCTCTACTCGTCGGGACCGCTCTCCCGGCTGGACTCCGTGCACACGCCGCTCACCCTGCAGACCAGCGGCGGGCTCCAGGTGGTGATCCACGAGGCCGACCTGGTGGACTACGCGGGGATGTACCTGGCGCGCACCGGCAACCGCACGCTGCGCTCGACGCTGGCGCGCTGGGCCGACGGGGTGGCGGTGCGCGGCCGCGCGCCGTTCGTGACGCCGTGGCGCACGGTCCAGCTGGCCGATCGCCCGGAAGACCTGGCGCCCTCGCTACTCACCCTCAAGCTCAACCCGCCCAGCCGCATCGCCGACACCCGCTGGATCCGGCCGATGAAGTACA includes these proteins:
- a CDS encoding DUF2272 domain-containing protein, which produces MTHTVKSGETLSKIARAHGITLKQLLEANPQFKEDPDIVHPGDVLIIPGGEPEGEPASPGQPAPASSVPSAFAAKLATIAQGLHDRFHEMNEADPALCSQIKKWTVDIGGAFVSCTHKDHPWSAVFVSWCVMSAGATSSEFRFSKRHSVFVNKAIRDADNGRGLFHGLEITAHAPRVGDIIQSNRQNNTFSFDHARKNSQYNSHSAIVVETGQDELGRFARVIGGNESDSVRSTKVRLTPQGFIKQRGRNPFICVIKTLK
- a CDS encoding SusC/RagA family TonB-linked outer membrane protein — translated: MRRTVVMSLAAALIAAGPLHAQTGQVSGTVTSAEGARPLSGATVSVVGTALRTVTGPDGRYTLSGVRAGQQRVSAALIGHAPATLAVTVAAGQTATLDFTLSTAAVALEGVVAIGYGERRVRDVTGAVQAVGEEEFNTGRVVSPEQLIQGKVAGVQVVDDAAPGGGVNIRIRGGTSVNASNEPLFVVDGVPLQPGGGLSAGRNPLNFINPEDIARMTVLKDASSTAIYGSRGANGVIIIETKTGSSRGPRFEYGSSVSTSTATRGPDMLSAAEFRAAVAEHASSRVQFLGSASTDWRDAIEQDATGQEHSLAVSGAGEDLNYRLSLNYLDQSGVVRGSATERISAALSYNQRLFDDRLSIRASLRGARTDDVFTPVAVLGSATIFDPTQPIRTEGGAFFENTQFRLGPNNPLAELAFAVDEGRTYRSVGSLEGRYRMPFLEALSTTVRLGYDVAESERRGFQPSTLQAQVESDHPGFMSRSTPSDVSGLIDAFANYASRLDALNGDIDATAGYSYQSTRRDRPYFEASGLQSDLLGPNGLPRADEVRPTLTASESKLASFFGRVNYTLADRYLLTVSVRRDGSSRFAPGRQWGTFPAVALGWRVNEEPWFENLGWLSELKLRASWGVNGNQEIGDYLWISSYEFGDERAQVQFGNQFVPTIRPTAVDPEIRWEETTSYNLGFDYGLFDNRVTGSVEYYFKDTDDLLFRIPVAAGTNVRNFVTTNVGEVHNRGLELSVNARVLEDAFGGLSWDASLNASTNRNRLVEVNREATGGSERVLVGGISGGVGSTIQVLEPGSPVNAFFVFEHRRDGSGRPVYADTDGDGDIDNQDLYVDQNGDGRITEEDRRAFHSPQAQWILGHTSQFRYGNFDLGMTLRAYLGNYVYNNTASAQGFYNNLNAAGGLMNLHRSVLETGFVTEQYFSDVYVEDASFLRMDNLTLGYTLPNFRGVRQLRLFGTVQNVFTLTGYSGVDPTSGLNGIDNNLYPRSRTFTAGVNVGF
- a CDS encoding FAD-dependent oxidoreductase; protein product: MVETSLSVVTPGVQMERMFPTLTPEQIARIAAHGRVRAVEPGDVLFDVGDPAIPLFVVTAGRVEILRPSGELIVTHGPGSFTGEANMLSGRRALARARVSEPGEVVELDHDCLLALVQTDGELGEILMRAFILRRVELFAHGFGDVVLVGSSHSRGTLRVKEFLTRNGHPHTYIDLERDADVQELLDRFGVSVADVPVLICRGQVVLRNPSNREIADCLGFNDAIDPTQVRDLVIVGAGPAGLAAAVYGASEGLDVLVLESSSPGGQAGSSSRIENYLGFPTGISGQELAGRAYAQAEKFGARVAIANTARQLSCERMPYAIVTDDGGRVPARTVIIATGAEYRRPEIENLARFEGAGVYYGATFIEAQLCRGEEVVVVGGGNSAGQAAVFLAQTARRVHMLVRSGGLAESMSRYLIRRIEQSPVIELRTRSEIEALEGGDQLERVRWRDGRSGSVETRDIRHVFVMTGAVPGTQWLDGCLALDANGFIKTGPDLTPDDLAEAEWPLARAPYLLETSLPGVFAVGDVRGGNIKRVASAVGEGSIAVAFVHRVLRE
- a CDS encoding RagB/SusD family nutrient uptake outer membrane protein — protein: MNTTTRRMLLLATLLAGGAACTDITTVPISTVPGTEVFNDPSAARSFLAKLYGGLALTGQQGPAGNPDIEGIDEGFSNYLRQYWQLEELPTDEAIIAWGDPTLPELNTQQWGPANLFVQAMYYRVFYQVVLANEFLRETTDEKLAARNTSASLRTEIQRYRAEARFLRALSYWHGIDLFGNIPLVTEANPVNSPPPEQATRSQIFDFVVAELNAALPQLAAPRAGEYGRADQGAARMLLAKLYLNSAVYTGTARYAEARAQAEAVINSGAYQLDNRYQELFLADNHTSPEIIFAVPFDGERTRTFGGITYLAHAAVGGSMDAAQHGLNGGWWGLRIRPELYNLYGSGDTRGGIFYTSGQTVNITSVGNFNEGVLAPKYRNVTSTGQPGSNTEFPDTDFPMFRLADAYLMYAEAVLRGGGGTRALALEYVNRVRARLRQHERQHHRRPAHAGLHPGRARARAVLGGAPPHRPGALRALHRGLVHLDVQGRGAGRPGDARAPGPVPDPGVGALGQPEPGPEPGLLRLGSDRRSSPCAAPPPLRRGCTPFWRRWTKAMLRRASRHRLLAEWPGLRRISVRPVPKDVIPSGAASPKPLPHRSRAAPEESTHPAGWLVLRTGPASNSLAIEG